The DNA segment CGAACTGGGCGCCGCGCCCGAGCGGATCGTCGCCCGGACCGGACCGGCCGTCTGCGGCCGGTGCTACGAAGTACCGGAGACGCTGCGGGCCGAGGTGACCGCGGTGGAGCCGACGGCGCACGCCGAAACCAGCTGGGGCACTCCGGCGGTCGACGTGAGCGCCGGAGTGCACGCGCAGCTCGACCGGCTCGGGGTGTGCGACCGGGCGCATTCGCCGGTGTGCACGCTGGAGTCGGGGGACCACTTCTCATACCGTCGCGACCGCACCACCGGTCGGCTCGCGGCCTATGTCTGGCTGGACTGATGGGGCATGACGGAGCGTAAGACCGAACTCGCCGGGAATCTGGCGCATGTGGAGCAGCGCATCGCCCGCGCCTGTGCGGCCGCGGGCCGGCGGCGGGAGGAGGTGACCCTGATCGTGGTCACCAAGACCTACCCGGCGAGCGATGTGCGGTTCCTGGCGGAGCTCGGGGTGCGCCATGTCGCCGAGAACCGCGACCAGGACGCCGCGCCCAAGGCGGCGGCTTGTGCGGATCTGCCCCTGAAGTGGCATTTTGTCGGCCAGTTGCAGACCAACAAGGTGCGCTCCGTGGTCGGTTACGCCGATGTCGTGCAGTCGATCGACCGCGCGCGGCTCGTCACCGCGCTGTCCAAGGAGGCGGTGCGCGCGGGGCGCGAGGTGGGGTGCGTGGTCCAGGTCGCGCTCGACGCGGACGCGGGCGGACGAGGTGAGCGCGGGGGCGTGGCCCCCGAAGGAATCGAAGAGTTGGCCGACCTCGTCGCCGGCTCGCCGGGACTGCGGCTCGACGGTCTGATGACCGTGGCTCCGCTCACCGGCGAGTACGCGGGACGCGAACAGGCGGCGTTCGGGCGCCTCATGGATTTGTCGACCGACCTGCGCCGAGCCCATCCGACTGCAACCATGGTGTCGGCAGGGATGAGTGCGGACCTCGAGCAGGCCGTGGCGGCCGGGGCGACACATGTGCGCGTCGGCACTGCGGTACTCGGTGTCCGTCCCCGGCTCGGGTAACGTCGCCAAGAAGTCGGACCACAGCAGAAAATATGGTCAGTGTTCGCGAAACGGACACAACGACCGCGTGGATCGCGGGCACTTGGCAGGTCAGCCGATCCACCACAGAGCGGAGGACTCAGAGCATGGCCGGCGCGATGCGCAAGATGGCGGTCTACCTCGGCCTCGTGGAGGACGATGGGTACGACGGCCGCGGATTCGACCCCGATGACGATTTCGAGCCCGAGTTGGACCCGGAGCCCGAGCGGGACCACCGGCGGCACGAGCCGCTGCATCAACCGCATGAGGCACATCAGCCCCAAAGGGATGAATCGGTGCGAGTGGTGCAGCCTCCGGCACCCCGCGAACCGGTGTCCAGGGCGGCTTCGCTACCCGCGGAATCCGGTCGCCCGGCGCGGATCGCGCCCGTGGCGTCCATCACACAAGAACGTCAGTCCCTGGAGAAGAACGCGCCGGTGATCATGCCCAAGGTCGTGTCGGAACGAGAGCCTTACCGGATCACGACATTGCACCCGCGGACCTACAACGAGGCCCGTACCATCGGGGAACACTTCCGTGAGGGCACCCCGGTGATCATGAATCTGACTGAGATGGATGACACAGACGCCAAGCGACTTGTCGACTTTGCGGCCGGTTTGGTGTTTGGTCTTCACGGCAGTATCGAGCGGGTGACGCAGAAGGTGTTCCTGTTGTCTCCTGCTAACGTCGATGTCACGGCGGAGGACAAGGCCCGCATCGCAGAGGGCGGGTTCTTCAACCAGAGCTGAGACGCAGACCGGACCGCAGTACGCAAGAGCTCGGAACAGGGGAGAGGGAAACACAGGCCATGGGCGTGTTCGCGCAGGTGATCTACATCGCGCTGATGGTGTTTCTCGTCGTGCTCATCTTCCGGCTGGTCATGGACTACGTCTTCCAGTTCGCCCGCTCGTGGCAACCCGGCAAGGCGATGGTGGTCGTACTGGAGGCCACCTACACTGTCACCGATCCACCGCTGAAGCTTCTGCGGCGGTTCATTCCGCCGCTGCGTCTCGGGGGCGTGGCGCTCGACCTGTCCTTCTTCGTACTGATGATCATCGTCTACATTCTCATCGCCATCGTGCAGAACTTCGTGAGATGAGCGTGTGGACGATCCGGTCTTGCCGACTGCCGATGACTACGTTGAGGTGAAGAGATGCCGTTGACCCCCGAGGACGTGCGGAACAAGCAGTTCACGACCGTCCGCCTCCGAGAAGGCTATGACGAGGACGAGGTCGATGCCTTCCTCGATGAGGTCGAAGCCGAACTGACCCGTCTGCTCCGGGAGAACGAGGACCTGCGCGCGAAGCTGGCCGCCGCCACGCGTGCCGCGGCGCAGAACCAGCAGAACTCCCGCAAGCCTCCGGAGCAGGAACAGCAGCAGCAGGGCATGCGAGGTCCCGGCTCTCCGGTACCCGCCGGCATATCGGGCCCGCCGCAGCAGCAGATGGGTGGCCCCATGGGCGGTCCGCCCCAGCTGCCGAGCGGTGCCCCGCAGTTGCCCGCCGGTCCCAGCGGGCAGGGCGGTCCTCAGGGTCCCGGTCCGATGGGCCAGGGTCCGATGGGCCAGGGTCCGATGGGACAGGGTTCGATGGGACAGGGCCCGATGGGACAGGGCTCCATGGGCCAAGGCGGCATGGGGCAGGGTTCCATGGGCCAGGGCTCCATGGGACAGGGCCCGATGGGCGGTCAGCCGCCCATGCAGCAGCAGATGGGTGGCCCCATGGGCGGTCCCATGGGTGGCCCGATGGGCGGTCCCATGGGCGGTCCCGGTCAGGGCCCCGGTGGCGACAGCGCCGCTCGTGTCCTCTCGCTGGCCCAGCAGACCGCCGACCAGGCGATCGCCGAGGCCCGCTCCGAGGCCAACAAGATCGTCGGCGAGGCCCGCAGCCGCGCCGAGGGTCTGGAGCGTGACGCCCGTGCCAAGGCCGACGCCCTGGAGCGGGACGCGCAGGAGAAGCACCGCGTCGCGATGGGCTCCCTGGAGTCCGCTCGCGCCACGCTGGAGCGCAAGGTCGAGGACCTGCGCGGCTTCGAACGCGAGTACCGCACGCGCCTGAAGTCGTACCTGGAGTCGCAGCTGCGCCAGCTGGAGACCCAGGCCGACGACTCGCTGGCCCCGCCGCGTACCCCGGCCGCCGCGTCCCTGCCGCCGTCCCCGGCGCCTTCCATGGCTCCGGCCGGCGCGAGCGCCCCGTCCTACGGCGGCGGCCAGGCGATGGGTGGTTCGCCCGCCCAGACGTCCGGCCCGTCCTACGGCGGTCAGCAGCAGATGACGCCCGCCATGACCCAGCCGATGGCTCCGGTCCGTCCGCAGGGCCCGTCCCCGATGGGCCAGGCTCCCTCGCCGATGCGCGGGTTCCTGATCGATGAGGACGACAACTGAGCGCCGGCGACGGTGAGTAGTACGCCATAGCGTCGGCAGCGCTGAGAACGCGGCCCCGGACTCCGGTCCGGGGCCGCGTTCTTCTGTGTGCGGTGTGCTTTTCCGCCTACGAAGAAGGGCCCGCCCTCCGAACCGGAGGGCGGGCCCTTCTCATGTGACTGCCGGCGCCT comes from the Streptomyces sp. SUK 48 genome and includes:
- a CDS encoding YggT family protein; translated protein: MGVFAQVIYIALMVFLVVLIFRLVMDYVFQFARSWQPGKAMVVVLEATYTVTDPPLKLLRRFIPPLRLGGVALDLSFFVLMIIVYILIAIVQNFVR
- a CDS encoding DivIVA domain-containing protein, with protein sequence MPLTPEDVRNKQFTTVRLREGYDEDEVDAFLDEVEAELTRLLRENEDLRAKLAAATRAAAQNQQNSRKPPEQEQQQQGMRGPGSPVPAGISGPPQQQMGGPMGGPPQLPSGAPQLPAGPSGQGGPQGPGPMGQGPMGQGPMGQGSMGQGPMGQGSMGQGGMGQGSMGQGSMGQGPMGGQPPMQQQMGGPMGGPMGGPMGGPMGGPGQGPGGDSAARVLSLAQQTADQAIAEARSEANKIVGEARSRAEGLERDARAKADALERDAQEKHRVAMGSLESARATLERKVEDLRGFEREYRTRLKSYLESQLRQLETQADDSLAPPRTPAAASLPPSPAPSMAPAGASAPSYGGGQAMGGSPAQTSGPSYGGQQQMTPAMTQPMAPVRPQGPSPMGQAPSPMRGFLIDEDDN
- a CDS encoding YggS family pyridoxal phosphate-dependent enzyme, translating into MTERKTELAGNLAHVEQRIARACAAAGRRREEVTLIVVTKTYPASDVRFLAELGVRHVAENRDQDAAPKAAACADLPLKWHFVGQLQTNKVRSVVGYADVVQSIDRARLVTALSKEAVRAGREVGCVVQVALDADAGGRGERGGVAPEGIEELADLVAGSPGLRLDGLMTVAPLTGEYAGREQAAFGRLMDLSTDLRRAHPTATMVSAGMSADLEQAVAAGATHVRVGTAVLGVRPRLG
- the sepF gene encoding cell division protein SepF, which gives rise to MAGAMRKMAVYLGLVEDDGYDGRGFDPDDDFEPELDPEPERDHRRHEPLHQPHEAHQPQRDESVRVVQPPAPREPVSRAASLPAESGRPARIAPVASITQERQSLEKNAPVIMPKVVSEREPYRITTLHPRTYNEARTIGEHFREGTPVIMNLTEMDDTDAKRLVDFAAGLVFGLHGSIERVTQKVFLLSPANVDVTAEDKARIAEGGFFNQS